In the genome of Mauremys mutica isolate MM-2020 ecotype Southern chromosome 8, ASM2049712v1, whole genome shotgun sequence, one region contains:
- the TSEN15 gene encoding tRNA-splicing endonuclease subunit Sen15 isoform X1, producing MDEPGCAAPGTAPSRREPEARGSPCGNWMATHPKLTEMMSLDVADSTQVYAAFLVYLDLLEAKNWHDVTCVGLAELQLVCLRGREREAENLQVVVPTPVHMSFTHQRLREIMQKACIPQDETDSPLSVILAIVESDSTVVYYKLTDGFIMPDPPDDTEDMDNKQWRKKRRKLLR from the exons ATGGACGAGCCGGGCTGCGCGGCTCCGGGCACTGCCCCGAGCCGGCGGGAGCCGGAGGCCCGGGGGTCGCCCTGCGGCAACTGGATGGCGACTCACCCTAAG CTCACGGAGATGATGTCATTGGATGTGGCAGACAGCACTCAAGTATATGCTGCGTTCTTAGTTTACTTGGAtcttttagaag CTAAAAACTGGCATGATGTGACATGCGTTGGACTAGCAGAACTCCAGCTCGTTTGTCTCCGTGGGCGTGAGAGAGAAGCTGAGAATTTACAGGTTGTGGTGCCAACACCTGTCCACATGTCATTCACTCATCAGAG GCTCAGAGAGATCATGCAGAAAGCATGTATTCCACAAGATGAAACGGATTCCCCACTGTCAGTTATCCTGGCTATAGTTGAGTCAGATTCCACAGTAGTCTATTATAAGCTGACAGATGGTTTCATAATGCCAGATCCTCCGGATGATACTGAAGACATGGACAATAAACAGTggagaaagaaaagaaggaagCTTTTGAGATGA
- the TSEN15 gene encoding tRNA-splicing endonuclease subunit Sen15 isoform X2 produces MMSLDVADSTQVYAAFLVYLDLLEAKNWHDVTCVGLAELQLVCLRGREREAENLQVVVPTPVHMSFTHQRLREIMQKACIPQDETDSPLSVILAIVESDSTVVYYKLTDGFIMPDPPDDTEDMDNKQWRKKRRKLLR; encoded by the exons ATGATGTCATTGGATGTGGCAGACAGCACTCAAGTATATGCTGCGTTCTTAGTTTACTTGGAtcttttagaag CTAAAAACTGGCATGATGTGACATGCGTTGGACTAGCAGAACTCCAGCTCGTTTGTCTCCGTGGGCGTGAGAGAGAAGCTGAGAATTTACAGGTTGTGGTGCCAACACCTGTCCACATGTCATTCACTCATCAGAG GCTCAGAGAGATCATGCAGAAAGCATGTATTCCACAAGATGAAACGGATTCCCCACTGTCAGTTATCCTGGCTATAGTTGAGTCAGATTCCACAGTAGTCTATTATAAGCTGACAGATGGTTTCATAATGCCAGATCCTCCGGATGATACTGAAGACATGGACAATAAACAGTggagaaagaaaagaaggaagCTTTTGAGATGA